A window from Aureibacillus halotolerans encodes these proteins:
- a CDS encoding beta-galactosidase — MSILYFYDSAFPFEGERPKQQTIDAWRSAGTVASADELVAALESATVLVMTHGAYFPKNAWPSIKAHLRAGKGLVHIGGAPFKRPVTVTEDKWFTEREQTGYHQELNIQETHDVDPAPVHALVHNADWPQWEEVAAALDIQPTYNFTLHVTHAADVPAEMGSCGPMDAHISPLVKGVSSDNRFVSAPAVMLENTKGDFAGGRWVFVNQHVTERFWQKDLVAKIAAFAAKGVTEIWLKPNYASYYEGERPRLSLQLQDLRQDAHITEWTIDIDIKAEQSGQSWQTTYQTTADADISYESIPVPLDIKPGYYAIEAKAVSSEGDVRHFHQGFWGYDKALLEEGTPLKAGRDYFEKDGEPFPIVGMTYMTSDVARKFLFLPNAAAWFKDMAQMKNAGINYIRTGFWTAWRTAMFVDGHPSEETLRAFDAFILTAKRHDLEVTVNFFSFAPETWEGENPYLDPRSVEAQKRFIRSMVVRHKTTKNVQWDLINEPTMFDPKRIFEGPRSSHDRFEQAAYVDWLEERHGDINRLRERWNMTPEQLPTFASVKLPEPEDIPFGTTSILPKKGGQWLDYTLFTMEMHNRWARELTSSIKQAVPDQLVTVGQDEGLGSRRPSPFFYAEAVDYTTVHSWWYMDHLVWDSIFTKAPDKPNLVQETGIMYIERPDGRAKRSELELRNILERKYAYAFGAGGAGAVQWLWNVNHYMDNVNESNIGAIRSDGSEKPEANVSYDFGAFMPKVSHLLHDRKLEEVAVVYPYSNDFSNRPVAPAATKKLARLLTNQLRIPFRGVSEYHLDELSIDSPKVIIVPSTHNFDDTAYEKLIAHAEVHGSTILWTGPISLDAYWYPNDRAVDVIGESKPSNIRRGERLVLEEAVHSLTFSEDQSTNMNLIGKLETEMTADTQLSTGVAPIVKRIGNGKLVWCPLPVELNHQDAPVEKLYQLVFEDASVQSDLEWLQGNISGIYGRRQAYPEGDLLVFVSEDAFDTEVKVRHPEHQTEYAFTLESERTVMFALDRQGAVTAVYRPDEVEIHVNQLTK, encoded by the coding sequence ATGTCCATACTATATTTTTATGATTCCGCTTTCCCGTTTGAAGGAGAGCGTCCTAAACAACAAACGATTGATGCTTGGCGTTCTGCAGGTACGGTGGCATCGGCGGATGAGCTTGTAGCAGCGCTTGAGTCAGCAACTGTGCTTGTCATGACGCACGGCGCGTATTTTCCAAAGAATGCGTGGCCAAGCATAAAGGCACATCTGCGTGCAGGTAAAGGCTTGGTACATATTGGAGGAGCGCCATTTAAACGCCCCGTCACGGTAACGGAGGACAAGTGGTTTACTGAACGCGAACAGACAGGCTACCATCAGGAACTAAACATTCAAGAAACACACGACGTGGACCCAGCACCTGTTCACGCTCTCGTACATAACGCTGACTGGCCGCAATGGGAAGAAGTGGCGGCCGCATTGGATATTCAGCCGACATACAATTTCACGCTACATGTGACGCATGCGGCAGATGTTCCTGCTGAAATGGGGTCGTGTGGCCCAATGGATGCCCATATTTCCCCACTCGTGAAAGGGGTTTCTTCAGACAATCGCTTTGTCTCAGCGCCAGCAGTCATGCTGGAAAATACGAAGGGTGATTTTGCTGGTGGGCGTTGGGTATTTGTTAATCAGCACGTTACTGAGCGTTTCTGGCAAAAAGACCTTGTAGCGAAGATCGCTGCGTTTGCTGCGAAAGGTGTAACGGAAATTTGGCTGAAACCTAACTATGCCAGTTATTATGAAGGTGAACGCCCACGTCTGTCGCTCCAGCTTCAGGACTTGCGTCAAGATGCACATATCACGGAGTGGACGATTGACATTGATATTAAAGCAGAGCAAAGTGGTCAATCATGGCAAACGACGTATCAAACGACGGCAGACGCTGACATTTCATACGAGTCCATCCCTGTCCCGTTGGATATCAAACCAGGCTATTATGCGATTGAGGCAAAAGCCGTTTCATCTGAAGGCGATGTCCGTCATTTTCACCAAGGCTTTTGGGGCTATGACAAAGCGTTGCTTGAGGAAGGAACCCCACTTAAAGCAGGACGCGATTACTTTGAAAAGGATGGCGAGCCTTTCCCTATTGTCGGCATGACCTATATGACCTCAGACGTGGCAAGAAAGTTTTTGTTCCTGCCAAACGCTGCGGCATGGTTTAAAGACATGGCGCAAATGAAAAATGCCGGCATTAATTATATTCGTACGGGCTTCTGGACGGCATGGCGGACGGCCATGTTTGTCGATGGCCATCCATCAGAAGAAACCCTACGTGCCTTTGATGCCTTCATCTTAACAGCAAAACGTCATGACCTTGAAGTGACGGTGAATTTTTTCTCCTTTGCCCCAGAAACGTGGGAAGGCGAAAACCCGTATCTTGACCCGCGAAGTGTGGAAGCGCAAAAACGTTTTATTCGTTCCATGGTTGTGCGTCATAAGACAACGAAAAACGTTCAATGGGATTTGATCAATGAACCGACGATGTTTGATCCAAAGCGTATTTTCGAAGGGCCACGATCTTCGCATGATCGATTTGAGCAAGCCGCCTACGTGGATTGGCTTGAAGAGCGACATGGTGACATCAATCGCTTGCGTGAGCGCTGGAACATGACCCCAGAGCAGCTGCCAACGTTTGCATCGGTCAAATTGCCTGAGCCAGAGGATATCCCTTTTGGCACGACGAGCATCCTTCCGAAAAAAGGTGGACAGTGGCTTGATTACACACTCTTTACGATGGAAATGCACAATCGTTGGGCGCGCGAGCTGACGTCTTCAATTAAACAGGCTGTGCCAGATCAGCTCGTTACAGTTGGTCAAGATGAAGGCTTAGGCTCCCGTCGTCCATCACCGTTTTTCTATGCCGAGGCCGTCGATTACACGACCGTCCACTCGTGGTGGTACATGGATCACCTTGTGTGGGATTCAATCTTCACTAAGGCTCCGGATAAGCCTAACCTCGTCCAAGAAACAGGCATTATGTACATCGAACGTCCGGATGGTCGTGCCAAACGCTCGGAGCTTGAGCTGCGAAACATTTTGGAGCGCAAGTACGCGTACGCATTTGGTGCAGGGGGAGCGGGAGCGGTCCAATGGCTTTGGAACGTGAACCATTACATGGACAACGTCAACGAATCCAATATCGGTGCCATTCGTTCAGATGGAAGTGAAAAACCAGAAGCGAACGTGTCCTACGATTTTGGAGCATTTATGCCAAAGGTAAGCCATTTGCTGCATGACCGCAAGCTGGAAGAGGTCGCGGTCGTGTATCCCTATTCCAATGACTTTTCTAATCGCCCAGTTGCCCCGGCGGCAACGAAAAAACTGGCGAGACTGCTGACGAACCAGTTGCGCATTCCTTTCCGCGGCGTCAGTGAATACCACTTGGATGAGCTCAGCATTGATTCACCGAAAGTCATTATCGTGCCAAGCACCCATAACTTTGACGATACGGCTTATGAGAAGTTGATCGCTCATGCCGAGGTGCACGGAAGCACGATTCTTTGGACAGGGCCCATCAGTTTGGATGCATACTGGTATCCGAACGACCGAGCAGTCGACGTTATCGGCGAAAGCAAACCTTCGAATATTCGTCGCGGAGAACGGCTTGTCCTTGAGGAGGCTGTTCATTCATTAACCTTTTCAGAGGATCAATCAACCAATATGAACTTGATAGGCAAGCTTGAAACCGAAATGACGGCAGACACTCAGCTTTCAACAGGTGTTGCGCCTATCGTAAAGCGAATTGGGAACGGAAAACTTGTCTGGTGTCCGCTTCCTGTTGAGTTAAACCACCAGGACGCGCCGGTGGAAAAGCTCTACCAGCTTGTATTTGAGGATGCGTCGGTGCAGTCTGATCTAGAGTGGCTGCAAGGCAATATCTCAGGCATCTACGGACGTCGACAAGCTTATCCAGAAGGGGACTTGCTCGTCTTTGTTTCCGAAGATGCGTTTGACACAGAGGTGAAGGTTCGTCATCCAGAGCATCAGACGGAATATGCCTTCACACTGGAGAGCGAGCGGACGGTCATGTTTGCCCTTGATCGTCAAGGGGCTGTCACAGCAGTGTATCGCCCTGATGAAGTAGAGATTCATGTCAATCAGTTGACGAAATAA
- a CDS encoding DUF421 domain-containing protein, protein MYGHILLELVVGYALLLCLTKLLGKTQMNQITAFDFIAVIVLGELIGNGLYDQEVTLWHICYAAIVWGILSYVTEIITQKFKKTRSFLEGNPSIVVRSGYLQQKEMAKNKMDVNQLQHLLRAKDIFSLRDVAFAILETDGSVSVVKEPPSSAPPPVLPVVLVTDGELIKDNLREANISEETLLQAMQQQGASKYQDLLYAEWKADAMPPLHVNLMRAAAK, encoded by the coding sequence ATGTATGGACATATTTTATTGGAATTGGTCGTTGGGTATGCGCTGCTTCTTTGCTTAACGAAATTGCTCGGCAAAACCCAGATGAATCAGATTACAGCGTTTGATTTTATTGCGGTCATCGTCCTTGGAGAACTGATTGGAAATGGCTTATATGATCAAGAGGTTACTCTTTGGCATATTTGTTATGCGGCGATCGTTTGGGGGATATTGTCGTACGTGACGGAGATTATTACACAAAAGTTTAAGAAAACGCGCTCATTTTTGGAGGGAAACCCATCCATTGTTGTTCGTAGTGGTTACCTACAACAAAAGGAGATGGCGAAAAATAAGATGGACGTTAACCAGCTCCAGCATTTGTTGCGTGCAAAGGATATCTTTTCGCTCCGAGATGTTGCTTTTGCGATTTTGGAGACCGATGGCTCAGTGTCTGTCGTCAAAGAGCCGCCATCCTCTGCTCCTCCACCAGTTCTTCCGGTAGTTCTTGTTACTGATGGGGAGCTAATTAAAGACAACCTTAGGGAAGCGAACATCTCCGAAGAAACACTGTTACAAGCAATGCAGCAGCAAGGAGCGTCTAAATACCAAGACTTGCTCTATGCGGAATGGAAGGCAGATGCTATGCCTCCACTTCATGTCAATCTCATGCGAGCTGCCGCCAAATGA
- a CDS encoding flagellar hook-basal body protein — MFKGFNTAASAMIAQQRHTEMLSNNLANVNTPGYKSDQGVLRAFPEMLLQRIGGQSVPGLDRTLPTTTPIGALNTGVYLQETIPQFTQGDIQETNRFSDLALVQAALPDENGAVFFAVQNEAGEPRYTRNGSFHVDDNGSLVNAEGRFVLSAASEQIQLASGTFTVSEDGVITDAAGNATALNIAYSAAPQEELVREGTGLYRADGAALGQAPAGFIVRQGALERSSVDLNETMVNMMSSYRLFEASQRVVKAYDESMGKAVNDVGRIG, encoded by the coding sequence ATGTTTAAAGGATTTAATACAGCAGCATCAGCGATGATCGCACAGCAGCGGCATACAGAAATGTTGTCCAATAATCTAGCTAATGTGAACACACCAGGGTATAAGTCAGATCAAGGTGTTTTGCGGGCATTCCCTGAAATGCTGCTTCAGCGGATTGGTGGGCAGTCAGTGCCAGGACTAGATCGCACGCTTCCAACGACAACGCCGATCGGTGCTTTGAATACGGGTGTTTATTTGCAGGAAACGATTCCGCAGTTTACGCAAGGCGATATTCAAGAAACAAATCGATTCAGCGATTTGGCACTCGTGCAAGCTGCGTTGCCAGACGAAAATGGAGCCGTGTTTTTTGCAGTGCAAAATGAGGCTGGTGAACCCCGTTATACTCGCAATGGGAGCTTTCATGTGGACGATAATGGCTCTCTCGTCAATGCGGAGGGACGTTTTGTACTCAGTGCCGCCAGTGAACAAATTCAACTGGCTTCAGGAACATTTACGGTATCGGAAGACGGTGTCATTACAGATGCTGCTGGCAATGCCACTGCGCTTAATATTGCTTATAGCGCGGCTCCACAGGAAGAGTTGGTCAGAGAAGGAACGGGGCTTTACCGTGCAGATGGCGCAGCTCTTGGACAGGCGCCTGCGGGATTTATTGTTCGACAAGGCGCACTTGAACGGTCATCGGTTGACCTCAACGAGACGATGGTGAACATGATGTCCTCGTATCGATTGTTTGAAGCGAGCCAACGTGTTGTCAAGGCTTATGATGAAAGCATGGGCAAGGCCGTCAATGACGTAGGACGAATTGGATAA
- a CDS encoding DoxX family protein — protein MRSFVRGVYSLFLIVAGVAHFFKEASFRKIVPPVLPFRKAIVLISGVIEVLFGVLLWVKKAQQLTGKLIALFMVLIFPANIYMAVKKVPVQGKQVPPLLLWARLPLQIPLVLGALWLRKSDKEKNS, from the coding sequence ATGCGATCGTTCGTCCGTGGTGTGTATTCTCTCTTTCTTATTGTTGCAGGTGTCGCTCATTTTTTCAAGGAAGCTTCCTTTCGCAAAATTGTGCCACCAGTTCTTCCCTTTCGTAAAGCGATCGTGCTCATTTCTGGAGTGATAGAGGTTCTTTTTGGTGTCCTGCTTTGGGTAAAAAAAGCGCAACAGCTAACTGGTAAGCTGATTGCGTTGTTTATGGTACTCATCTTTCCGGCAAACATTTATATGGCCGTAAAAAAAGTGCCGGTGCAAGGCAAGCAGGTACCGCCTCTCTTATTATGGGCACGTCTGCCGCTCCAAATTCCACTCGTGCTAGGTGCTCTGTGGCTGCGAAAGTCCGATAAAGAGAAAAACTCCTAA
- a CDS encoding GNAT family N-acetyltransferase → MALEWKVRSFEELGTEDLYDILKLRVDVFIVEQNSPYKDLDGKDQTTWHLTATDEGKLVAYARLFDVDEQREARIGRVIVSADARTGGLGQELMRRSIQWLDEKWQRPVIRITAQAHLERFYEKVGFVAVSEPFDEDGILHIAMLRK, encoded by the coding sequence ATGGCTTTAGAATGGAAGGTTCGTTCCTTTGAAGAACTTGGCACAGAAGACCTTTACGACATCCTAAAACTAAGGGTTGATGTGTTTATCGTAGAGCAAAACAGCCCGTATAAGGATCTTGATGGAAAAGATCAGACAACCTGGCATCTGACAGCGACAGACGAAGGAAAGCTTGTCGCCTACGCACGGTTATTTGATGTGGATGAGCAGAGGGAGGCGCGTATCGGCAGAGTCATTGTTTCTGCAGACGCACGTACCGGAGGGCTTGGTCAAGAGCTCATGCGTAGAAGCATCCAATGGCTTGATGAGAAATGGCAACGTCCAGTGATTCGCATAACAGCTCAAGCTCATTTAGAGAGATTCTATGAGAAAGTTGGTTTTGTTGCCGTGTCTGAGCCTTTTGATGAGGACGGCATCTTACATATTGCGATGTTACGAAAATAG
- the fabZ gene encoding 3-hydroxyacyl-ACP dehydratase FabZ has protein sequence MEFKEIQQILPHRYPFLLVDRVLELDEGKRCKAIKNVSGNEPFFEGHFPGYPVMPGVLIVEAMAQVGGIALLHKEELRGKLAFLAGIDACRFKRQVVPGDVLELDVELTRVRGKIGKGKGRATVNGKLAAEAEITFAIGDA, from the coding sequence ATGGAATTTAAAGAAATTCAACAAATATTGCCCCATCGGTACCCTTTTTTGCTTGTAGACCGAGTCCTCGAATTGGACGAAGGAAAACGATGCAAAGCGATTAAAAATGTCTCTGGAAATGAACCGTTTTTTGAAGGTCATTTTCCGGGCTATCCAGTTATGCCTGGTGTGCTCATCGTAGAAGCGATGGCGCAAGTAGGTGGCATTGCCCTGCTTCATAAAGAAGAGCTTCGAGGAAAGCTCGCTTTTCTTGCTGGCATTGATGCATGCCGTTTCAAACGCCAAGTTGTGCCAGGCGATGTTCTCGAGCTGGACGTAGAATTGACTCGAGTTCGTGGGAAAATTGGCAAAGGCAAAGGACGAGCTACTGTAAACGGTAAGCTTGCTGCTGAGGCTGAAATTACGTTTGCCATTGGCGACGCTTAA
- a CDS encoding MFS transporter, translating to MNGFKRLVIIMFLIEFVRSAFLVGYLPAIAVGGAVIAASTAVTAHFLSDAGANVFMGHIMRLIKEKGATHLGFLLAIIGLFLTTTEQLWALIVGSCLLGIGMVPVWIIALCKASGENRGKRMAVLYSFWMAGLATGAVASNLLIDVSNAWVFWIMVGMVFIGWVVMSTVSPPEAEEVVERKTTSFKEKLKAFTFFGKHSSVLLPGIVLTGVASGMLVTLLPIFAKVFLSSSQFGLVLAVGGAAALVTIVPLGKLADKIGHMPPVIIGFALCSLSLFLLADTPNGWVVFVDACLLGLGYATFLPAWNAFMAAFVHPTRKQEGWGVINSVQGASVMIGPIVGGLITQFWSIQGALLVSAILIGLTALYYFGYSLRGQRPAGI from the coding sequence ATGAATGGGTTCAAACGGCTTGTCATCATCATGTTTTTGATTGAATTTGTCCGTTCTGCATTTTTAGTTGGCTATTTGCCAGCTATCGCTGTAGGTGGTGCAGTCATCGCAGCAAGTACAGCAGTTACAGCACACTTTTTGTCCGATGCTGGTGCCAATGTGTTTATGGGGCACATCATGCGTCTCATTAAAGAAAAGGGGGCCACTCATTTAGGCTTTCTGCTCGCTATTATCGGTTTGTTTCTAACGACCACTGAACAGCTTTGGGCTCTTATTGTTGGGAGCTGCTTGCTTGGCATCGGTATGGTGCCTGTTTGGATTATCGCTCTTTGCAAAGCATCTGGCGAAAATCGCGGAAAACGAATGGCTGTCCTTTACAGCTTTTGGATGGCTGGACTTGCCACAGGTGCTGTTGCGAGCAACTTATTAATTGATGTTTCAAACGCTTGGGTGTTCTGGATTATGGTCGGAATGGTCTTCATCGGCTGGGTGGTCATGTCAACGGTCTCTCCTCCAGAAGCAGAAGAGGTGGTTGAGCGCAAAACCACTAGCTTCAAAGAAAAGCTCAAAGCCTTTACCTTTTTCGGCAAGCATAGCAGTGTTCTTCTGCCTGGCATTGTCTTAACCGGTGTCGCCAGTGGCATGCTTGTCACATTACTGCCCATCTTTGCAAAGGTGTTTTTATCAAGCAGTCAATTTGGACTTGTACTCGCCGTAGGTGGAGCCGCTGCTCTCGTCACTATCGTGCCTCTTGGCAAACTTGCGGATAAGATCGGTCATATGCCGCCTGTGATTATCGGCTTTGCTCTTTGTTCACTTAGCCTGTTTTTATTGGCTGACACACCAAATGGCTGGGTTGTTTTTGTTGATGCATGCTTACTCGGGTTAGGTTACGCCACCTTTCTTCCCGCTTGGAATGCATTTATGGCTGCATTCGTTCACCCCACACGTAAACAAGAAGGCTGGGGTGTCATCAACAGCGTTCAAGGAGCAAGTGTCATGATTGGCCCGATCGTTGGCGGATTAATTACACAATTCTGGTCGATCCAAGGGGCTTTGCTTGTTTCAGCGATTCTCATTGGGCTGACGGCGTTGTATTATTTCGGCTACAGCTTACGTGGGCAACGCCCAGCAGGCATATAA
- a CDS encoding flagellar hook-basal body protein: MNRIANNALVTMQQLQTQLDVISNNMANIDTVGYKSRQARFGELLSQQLDNQPIAAQEQARITPNGIRLGNGAYVNEIVMNAAPGSIKQTNRNLDLALGAENHYFRVEVATEAGLEVQYTRQGNFYTVPSTVAGQLDLVAGDGSRLLDDNGTPISLPSGARDIAIKEDGSLTYTLQSGESETYGTPISVIEVLQPDAMIATNGRLAARGVDEAAVLANVNVNNRRIMAGALEASNVDIAIEMTDMVRAQRAYQLNSRSISIADQMNGLINSMRT, translated from the coding sequence ATGAATCGTATTGCAAACAATGCACTTGTCACGATGCAGCAGCTGCAAACGCAGCTTGATGTTATTTCTAACAATATGGCCAACATCGATACTGTTGGCTACAAAAGCAGACAGGCTCGGTTCGGAGAGCTTCTTAGTCAGCAGCTAGACAATCAGCCAATTGCAGCCCAAGAGCAAGCACGTATTACCCCGAATGGCATCCGCCTCGGTAATGGAGCGTACGTGAATGAAATTGTGATGAATGCTGCGCCAGGCTCTATTAAACAGACCAACCGGAATTTGGATCTTGCTCTCGGCGCCGAAAACCATTATTTTAGAGTAGAGGTTGCAACGGAAGCTGGGTTAGAAGTGCAGTATACACGTCAAGGCAATTTTTATACGGTGCCGAGTACAGTTGCCGGACAGTTAGATCTTGTGGCCGGGGATGGAAGCCGCTTGCTTGATGATAATGGCACACCCATCTCGCTACCAAGTGGTGCAAGAGACATCGCGATTAAAGAGGATGGATCGTTGACCTATACGTTGCAATCAGGGGAATCAGAAACCTATGGAACGCCAATTTCTGTGATCGAGGTTCTTCAGCCTGATGCCATGATAGCAACAAACGGCAGACTTGCCGCACGTGGTGTGGATGAAGCTGCGGTTTTGGCGAATGTGAATGTCAATAACCGACGCATTATGGCCGGTGCTTTAGAAGCGTCCAATGTCGACATCGCAATTGAAATGACAGATATGGTACGAGCGCAGCGCGCCTACCAATTAAATTCTCGATCCATCAGCATTGCCGATCAAATGAATGGGTTGATCAACAGTATGCGTACGTAA
- a CDS encoding AraC family transcriptional regulator, with amino-acid sequence MEHTQWRYKLHNLQGSVSIATRTKVATYWKDTTFVPDHHRFYYILEGEGEITVDGKTYYPKQGDLVLMPSGVPQSYRTISDYTYLKYWCHFTAHIGSISLFQWVKGPVLLSLNATDQAAIEALFEELLSAHKRQHWTASIQEKANLFRLIHFYLQRTDHEDTPTQTEEGEKLAIVFAYIEKHLHEKVTVSQLADLLHFHPNYFIRFFHNQVGLSPIQFMLQAKLDKGKECLTHSDASISEIAEQLAMEPHYFSRVFKKKVGLSPSEYRQVFLGQQRN; translated from the coding sequence ATGGAGCACACACAATGGAGATATAAATTGCACAATTTGCAAGGGTCTGTGTCCATCGCAACGCGAACAAAGGTGGCTACATATTGGAAGGACACGACCTTCGTGCCAGATCACCATCGCTTTTATTACATCCTTGAGGGCGAGGGTGAAATCACTGTGGACGGAAAAACATATTATCCTAAGCAAGGGGATCTTGTGCTTATGCCCTCCGGCGTTCCACAATCGTACCGAACGATTAGCGATTATACCTATCTAAAATATTGGTGCCACTTTACCGCCCACATCGGATCAATCTCGTTATTTCAATGGGTGAAAGGACCGGTGCTCCTGTCGCTAAACGCAACTGACCAAGCTGCAATTGAAGCATTGTTTGAAGAGCTGTTGTCTGCCCATAAACGTCAGCATTGGACGGCATCTATTCAGGAGAAAGCCAACTTGTTTCGCCTCATTCACTTTTATTTACAACGAACAGATCATGAAGACACTCCGACCCAAACGGAGGAAGGAGAGAAGCTCGCCATTGTTTTTGCGTACATCGAAAAGCATCTCCATGAAAAGGTCACGGTGTCGCAGCTTGCCGATTTGCTTCATTTCCATCCGAATTATTTCATACGCTTTTTTCACAATCAGGTGGGCTTATCTCCCATTCAATTTATGCTGCAAGCGAAGCTCGACAAAGGAAAGGAATGCTTGACCCATTCCGACGCCTCGATCAGTGAGATTGCTGAGCAGCTAGCGATGGAGCCGCATTATTTTTCAAGAGTGTTCAAGAAAAAAGTAGGGCTATCGCCATCGGAATACCGACAAGTGTTTTTGGGTCAACAGAGAAATTAG
- a CDS encoding DNA-directed RNA polymerase subunit beta has protein sequence MTSSMGDSGSNQPKTRQEHKAQVEQKTSAAAKPSKERRKKRGRIRMFPIWLRLLLLIVSTGIALILGAMVGYGIVGDGQPLDVLDPSTWQHIVDIVVKGTPSS, from the coding sequence TTGACGAGTAGCATGGGCGATTCAGGGTCTAATCAACCAAAAACACGCCAAGAGCATAAAGCCCAAGTTGAGCAGAAAACATCAGCGGCAGCGAAACCATCTAAGGAACGCCGGAAAAAGCGCGGAAGAATTCGGATGTTTCCTATTTGGCTTCGGCTTCTCCTCCTCATTGTTTCCACTGGAATTGCCCTTATCTTAGGCGCGATGGTCGGATACGGAATCGTAGGAGACGGGCAGCCACTAGATGTTTTGGATCCATCGACTTGGCAACACATCGTCGATATTGTTGTCAAAGGAACTCCCTCTTCCTGA
- a CDS encoding HEAT repeat domain-containing protein has translation MTNAKNLLTDQQMQEFITNGFLILKTDFSEQFHKELLSQLNNVYQEEGNPGNNLLPRVKELQQVFDHPIVSGALTSVLGENYMLHAHRHGHFNNSAVPGKWHKDSYWGYNTIRHHRPWWAMVMYFPQDTPLELGPTGIMPGTQNHETRIFKEDEYEEEAKAFGAAGTFALIHYDIWHRSTANLKGTERYMLKFEFMRTQVPSAPSWAHQNEEWRTPDVSSLFHSHEMMWKDTWHWLRGESNVTSVDISQQALVEELTSEDNYVRTRAADELGRAGEKASQEVIQALAEAVKESYEPVALNAAYSLAKMGASGQQELLNILTNERVKAARHAAYGLQSDASTVLEDVTAALTHDKKEIVAYAAFVLGEQGRKAASASEALINALQHKEPLVRYTIVDALGIIQQPEKDVTAALAKCLKDEDVQVRFSAGLALIKLGPKAADAVPALVEALEDENRYVRAHALEALYYIGTPEAYQVLFHQLRNARWCTSTTPASTF, from the coding sequence ATGACCAATGCAAAGAATCTGCTGACCGATCAACAGATGCAGGAGTTTATTACAAACGGTTTTTTAATTTTGAAAACAGACTTTTCGGAACAATTCCACAAAGAGCTCCTTTCGCAACTCAACAATGTCTATCAGGAAGAAGGAAATCCGGGAAACAATTTGTTGCCACGCGTCAAAGAATTGCAGCAAGTATTTGATCATCCGATTGTGAGTGGTGCGTTAACAAGTGTGTTAGGTGAGAACTATATGCTGCATGCGCACCGGCACGGGCATTTTAACAACTCTGCTGTACCGGGCAAGTGGCATAAAGATTCTTACTGGGGGTATAACACCATTCGTCATCACAGGCCGTGGTGGGCAATGGTCATGTATTTTCCTCAGGATACGCCGCTTGAGCTTGGACCCACTGGTATTATGCCAGGCACACAAAATCATGAAACGCGTATTTTTAAGGAAGATGAGTACGAGGAAGAGGCCAAAGCCTTTGGCGCGGCAGGTACATTTGCCCTTATTCATTACGATATTTGGCATCGCTCGACAGCCAATTTAAAAGGCACAGAACGATATATGCTCAAGTTTGAATTTATGCGTACACAAGTGCCATCTGCACCGTCGTGGGCACACCAGAATGAGGAGTGGCGTACACCAGATGTGTCTAGTTTGTTCCATTCTCATGAAATGATGTGGAAGGATACATGGCATTGGCTCCGTGGGGAAAGCAATGTCACCTCAGTTGATATTAGTCAGCAAGCACTTGTTGAAGAGCTAACATCCGAGGATAATTACGTTCGAACTCGCGCGGCTGACGAGCTAGGGAGAGCAGGAGAAAAGGCAAGTCAAGAGGTCATTCAAGCGTTGGCTGAAGCGGTGAAGGAGTCGTATGAACCCGTTGCTTTAAACGCTGCCTACAGCTTAGCGAAAATGGGAGCCTCTGGGCAACAGGAGCTACTCAACATCCTGACAAATGAACGTGTGAAAGCAGCACGTCACGCAGCCTATGGTTTGCAATCAGACGCTAGCACTGTCTTGGAAGACGTTACGGCAGCTCTCACGCATGACAAAAAAGAAATTGTCGCTTATGCAGCATTTGTTCTTGGGGAACAAGGGCGAAAAGCAGCAAGTGCCAGTGAGGCGCTCATCAATGCCCTTCAGCATAAAGAACCACTTGTCCGATATACCATCGTTGATGCACTAGGGATTATTCAGCAGCCTGAGAAAGATGTCACAGCTGCCTTAGCGAAGTGTTTAAAAGACGAAGATGTTCAAGTGCGCTTTTCAGCAGGGTTGGCTCTTATCAAACTAGGACCAAAAGCAGCCGACGCAGTTCCCGCATTGGTTGAGGCGTTAGAGGATGAAAATCGCTACGTGCGCGCCCACGCCTTAGAGGCCTTGTATTACATTGGCACACCTGAAGCCTACCAAGTGTTGTTCCACCAGTTACGGAATGCACGTTGGTGCACATCCACGACCCCAGCAAGTACATTTTAA